Proteins encoded together in one Cyprinus carpio isolate SPL01 chromosome B14, ASM1834038v1, whole genome shotgun sequence window:
- the LOC109102390 gene encoding protein ABHD18-like — MGVSRLDVLYRRLLLTKLFIQGWGKPEDLKRLFAFRKIIGNRERCKDLVQKDYPVFIDKVEDHTDCKIHNGHFISPLEHFVPGILPAESIKARFQFIVPKKWKRHRPVCIHLAGTGDHFFWRRRTLMARPMIKESGMASLLLENPYYGYRKPKDQLRSSLKNVSDLFVMGGALILESAALLHWLEREGFWPLGMTGISMGGHMASLAVTNWPKPIPLIPCLSWTTASSVFTTGVLSRAVNWRELEKQYCAHPVYEEEIINMLEYCGTDSFRMGQEFVKNAPGSFDRLSDLDLTHDLLDLHSPERDHQMGLRSSCSQPGTGGHASDSALLMGRRERDGLDQMLSAVSSSGPHLDMLHAKNITCGAGQRHSLQRESLCFMKGVMDECTHIANFSVPVDPSLIIIVQAKEDAYIPRTGVRSLQEIWPGCEVRYLNGGHVSAYLFKQGLFRQAIYDAYDRFLQKYSSL; from the exons atGGGTGTGAGTCGGCTTGATGTTCTGTATAGAAGGCTTCTCCTCACCAAACTCTTCATTCAAGGATGGGGAAAGCCAGAGGACCTGAAAAG ACTATTTGCATTCCGGAAGATTATTGGCAACAGGGAGAGATGCAAGGATCTGGTACAGAAGGACTACCCAGTATTTATTGACAAG GTAGAAGATCACACAGATTGCAAAATTCACAATGGTCATTTCATATCGCCGCTGGAGCACTTTGTCCCGGGCATCTTGCCAGCTGAGTCCATCAAAGCCCG TTTCCAGTTTATTGTACCTAAGAAATGGAAAAGGCACAGACCAGTCTGTATTCACCTGGCTGGAACAGGAGATCAT tttTTCTGGAGAAGACGAACACTAATGGCCAGACCAATGATTAAAGAATCAGGGATGGCATCTCTACTGTTGGAGAATCCTTATT ACGGATACAGGAAACCTAAAGACCAGCT TCGCTCCAGTCTGAAGAACGTCTCAGACCTGTTTGTGATGGGTGGAGCGCTGATCCTGGAGTCTGCTGCACTGTTACACTGGCTGGAGCGAGAGGGTTTCTGGCCTCTAGGCATGACTGGCATTTCTATGGGCGGACAT ATGGCATCATTAGCTGTAACAAACTGGCCCAAACCAATTCCACTCATACCTTGTTTATCCTGGACGACTGCTTCAAGtgtttttaccaca GGTGTTTTAAGTCGAGCTGTGAATTGGAGAGAACTGGAAAAGCAGTATTGCGCACATCCAGTCTATGAGGAAGAAATCATCAATATGCTGGAGTATTGTGGG ACAGACTCTTTCCGGATGGGCCAGGAATTTGTAAAAAACGCCCCAGGCAGCTTTGACAGACTCTCCGACCTGGATCTTACCCATGACCTTCTTGACCTCCACTCACCAGAAAGGGACCACCAGATGGGGCTGCGCTCCTCTTGTTCTCAGCCTGGGACTGGAGGTCACGCCTCAGACTCAGCCCTACTGATGGGCCGAAGAGAGAGAGACGGGCTGGATCAGATGCTGTCTGCTGTGAGCAGCAGCGGGCCTCATTTGGACATGCTACATGCTAAAAATATCACCTGCGGGGCTGGTCAGCGGCATTCGCTGCAGCGGGAGTCTCTCTGCTTCATGAAGGGTGTTATGGATGAATGCACACACATCGCCAATTTTTCAG TGCCTGTAGATCCCAGTCTGATCATTATAGTCCAGGCAAAGGAAGACGCTTATATTCCACGCACTGGAGTTCGCAGTTTACAGGAAATCTGGCCTGGCTGTGAGGTTCGCTACCTCAATGGCGGACACGTCAGTGCCTACCTCTTCAAACAAGGACTGTTTCG GCAAGCGATTTATGACGCCTATGACCGGTTTCTTCAGAAGTATTCCAGCCTATAG